The sequence CCCAAGGTGAAGGCAGTTCCATTGCTGAACTGCACCCCGCCATTGATGGCATTGTTCACGATCACATATTGTCCCGAGGTAGCAGTGGCTAAAACCAAACGCCCGCCATTGATCGTAGTGGTATTCGTCACCAGCGTATTACTGGCCAAGACCACTTGCCCGGCATCAATGGTGACCGTATTGGTGATTTTGGTGACATTGGTCAATATCAGGGAACCGTTTTTCACCCAGGTCGGTCCAGTGTAAACGATGTTGGCGCCAGCCAGGGTCAGCGCCCCAGTTCCTTCTTTCGTCAGTCCCAACGCGCCGCCACCGATGCTGCGCATGAACTGATCCCATACGTTATCCAGCAGGTTACTGAGTACAAACGTGCCATTGCCAGTGCTATTATTCTCGATGATCGAAAACGTGCCGGCAGCATTGGTGATATTGCCCACAACCTGTGAGTTGGAAAGCACCTGGAACTTTGCACTGGTGCCGCTGATCGTACCGGATTTGAAAACCACCTGAATGTCCGGCGGTATCTGCTGATATGGCGCACCGATCTGAACCACCGCCTGAGTGCGACCTTCACCGAGATACAAAGTAGTATTGGTCAGCACATATCCATTCACCCCGGCCAGAACCAGCGTGCTATTATTGGAGACCAGCGTGGGACCCGCAAAGGTGTTGGCATTCGTCAAGGTGACCGCCCCAGCATTCCCCGCCACAACCAGCGTACCACTGCCACTGATGGTTCCAGGCAAGGTTCCAACAAAACTTTGATTTACCAACAGCGTACCATCGTTGTTAATGACACTTCCAGACAAGCTGGCCGAACTACCCTGCAACAGACTCCCGGCCTCGTTGGTGATGAAACCTGTGAAGGTGTTCGTGGCCCCCAGAATCACAAGGCCACTGCCCCGCTTGACCAACCGGCCGGCATTGCCCGTAATGACTTGTGTAACGGTGTTGGTGTCGGTGCGGTTGATGACCAGTGTTCCACCATCCAGGCTAATGGCTCCAGTGAAATCGTTCGTTCCCGTCGTCGCCAGCGTGAGTGTGCCAAGTCCAGTTTTGGACAGCCCAGTGGCGCCACTGATTTTGCCCGGCCCCACCAAGGTATAATTATTCACCGCATGACTGAACGTCATGCCGGCAGGAATCACGGTATTCGTGAGGCTTACCACCGAATTGGCACTGGAGTCATCGAACGTGACATAATCCGCACTGTAAAAGACACTGGCTGCACCGTTGCTATTGGTCCAGCCAGATACACCCGATGCCCAATTGGTACCAACCGCAGTATCCCCCTGCCAAACGAGCTGGTTTACTCCTGGAGAAGTGAGATTAAAGGTCACCGTAATGGCATTCCCCGCATTCGCAATCGTAGCCGTCAGATGCGGAAAACTGGGGGTGGACACCGAAAGCATGGCAACAGGATCTCCAGAAATAGTGCCATAAGTGACCAGCGTATAAGGCGATCCCACTACCGGCACAAGGCCGGGAAAGTTAAGCTTCAGAGCGACAGAATTGTTCAGGGTCAAGGCGCCGCCCACCACCAGCAGGTCGTTGGCAGAGCCGCCAATCGCAGTGCTGGCACTGGATAAATCCAGGCTGAGAATGCCACTGGAAGAAAAGGTCAGACCATTGGTAAAATTAAGCGTTCCAAAGGTGTTCGTGCCACCCGGCTGGATGTACGAATTGGCTGCCACAGTCACACTCCCGGTCACCGATCCGCTGCCAAGCAGCGTCTGCGCCTTGGATGGACCCAGCACGAAACCACCGCTGACCTGTGACACGTCAAAGGTGGCGACACTGCTCACTGAGATACTCGGGCTGTTGGTGATTTTGGCATTCGCACCCAACGCTAATCGACCACCATTCACGTTGATGACGCCAGTGGTGAGATTCGTGCCAGCCAAGGTCCAGATACCGGCATCCTGTTTCTTGATACTCAGAAGAAGATTGGCCCCAGAACCGTCGTTGATTGCTCCCTTGGTGGTTCCGGTTGCCGCACCACCGAGCAGCAAACTACGCCCAGTTGTATTCGGTGCAAACACCCCCCCCATCGTGAGGCTGCCACCATCCACGGAGATCCCAGTATCCCCACCGCCGGTAGTCAAAGTAACATTGCCGTTGATGCTATTGTCCCCGGCATCGTTATAGATGGTGTACGGAACGCGGCTGCAGTTATAAGAAATGGTTGAGGCCAGCGTGAGATTACCACTGCTACCATCCAAATGCAGATTACACTGGCCGGCACTGCCGTTGTTGATAGTTACCGACTTTGTGCCTGTCCCAAGTGCCGTGCTGGTTTTGATTTTCACCGTCCCAGCGGAAATATTGACCGTATTGGTGAAATTATTATTTCCTGTCAGAGTTAAAACCCCGGTTCCGCTCTTGGTCAGAGAATTGGTGGTGGTCCCACTCGCACTGCCAATATTGCCGGTAATCATCACATCACCCAGAGTGCCAACGGTGAGATTGGCTGAACCACCATTTGTGATATTTCCCGCCAGCACCAAGGTGGTACCGGAGGCTGCATTGGTAATCCACTGTGCCGCACCCAACATGATATGAATATTATTGGTATTGTTACCCGCCAGATTCGTGATGCCACCATTCCCATTCGTAAAGGAGTTGCCCCAGAGGGAAAAATTCCCAGCTCCAAAGCTCAAGCTATAGTTACTTCGCGGCGCAAGGTTATTGGTGTTATAAAGCTGCGTTGATCCACTGAAGATAAGGCTATCGCCGACCGAAGGCGCATTTCCACCATTCCAGTTTGGTCCGGTGTTCCAATTCCCATCGCTGCCACTACCATTCCAAGTCACGTTCGCTGCCATGGCCAAAAATGAGGTCAGTAATAAGACAGCAGGCCACAGTATGAGCCGGTATGGCATGGTTCGACTCCAACTCAGATAAGTCTTCATGAGGTTGTGATGGATAGTATTGGTGGTGGTTTTCATAGGTCAATCGCATTGTGAATGCGTATACCAAACAGCCTGGCCGAATGCCACACCAAGAAATGATGTGACTACCTGCGAATTGTTAAAATTCGGCAGTTGAGCAGCCACGCTATTGCTATGGTAACGCATGATTGATATGCAAATTTAATTCGTCTTCCGCTTTTGTCCAGCACTAATCATTGGCAAAAATCAGTGTTAAACAATGCCTGGTCTCCTCAAAGGCAAGATCGGCTCAAAAGGGCAGGGCTGTCTCAAGTTCGGTTTGGTTCAAGCTGGAAGCGGCGGTTCGGATGTTCCCATGGCAGCCCAATCGCAAACGTAGGTGATGAGTAACGAGTCTCAAACGTGACGGCTCGGGAAATTTTGGAGTGCGGTGGCAACCGCCGGGGGGAAAGGGGTGGATAGCGACACCGCTTTGGATTTCAACGCCATTCCGCATTCCGCAATCCGAATTCGAGGGTTCCGCATGGGGCTGGTTTTCATCCGTGCCATCCGAGTTATCCGTGGTAAAAAAACGGAGAATGAACCACCGATAAACACCGATGGACACAGAGAAGACCATACACCGGCCCGTTATTCCGCAATCCGCATTCCGAATTCCGAATTCGAGGGTTCCGCCTTGCCGCCGCACCAAAAAATGCGGCTCCCGCGATTCCTTGGGGCAAGCGCCAAAATGAGACACTCCCGAAAC is a genomic window of Verrucomicrobiota bacterium containing:
- a CDS encoding autotransporter-associated beta strand repeat-containing protein → MKTTTNTIHHNLMKTYLSWSRTMPYRLILWPAVLLLTSFLAMAANVTWNGSGSDGNWNTGPNWNGGNAPSVGDSLIFSGSTQLYNTNNLAPRSNYSLSFGAGNFSLWGNSFTNGNGGITNLAGNNTNNIHIMLGAAQWITNAASGTTLVLAGNITNGGSANLTVGTLGDVMITGNIGSASGTTTNSLTKSGTGVLTLTGNNNFTNTVNISAGTVKIKTSTALGTGTKSVTINNGSAGQCNLHLDGSSGNLTLASTISYNCSRVPYTIYNDAGDNSINGNVTLTTGGGDTGISVDGGSLTMGGVFAPNTTGRSLLLGGAATGTTKGAINDGSGANLLLSIKKQDAGIWTLAGTNLTTGVINVNGGRLALGANAKITNSPSISVSSVATFDVSQVSGGFVLGPSKAQTLLGSGSVTGSVTVAANSYIQPGGTNTFGTLNFTNGLTFSSSGILSLDLSSASTAIGGSANDLLVVGGALTLNNSVALKLNFPGLVPVVGSPYTLVTYGTISGDPVAMLSVSTPSFPHLTATIANAGNAITVTFNLTSPGVNQLVWQGDTAVGTNWASGVSGWTNSNGAASVFYSADYVTFDDSSANSVVSLTNTVIPAGMTFSHAVNNYTLVGPGKISGATGLSKTGLGTLTLATTGTNDFTGAISLDGGTLVINRTDTNTVTQVITGNAGRLVKRGSGLVILGATNTFTGFITNEAGSLLQGSSASLSGSVINNDGTLLVNQSFVGTLPGTISGSGTLVVAGNAGAVTLTNANTFAGPTLVSNNSTLVLAGVNGYVLTNTTLYLGEGRTQAVVQIGAPYQQIPPDIQVVFKSGTISGTSAKFQVLSNSQVVGNITNAAGTFSIIENNSTGNGTFVLSNLLDNVWDQFMRSIGGGALGLTKEGTGALTLAGANIVYTGPTWVKNGSLILTNVTKITNTVTIDAGQVVLASNTLVTNTTTINGGRLVLATATSGQYVIVNNAINGGVQFSNGTAFTLGSLAGIGEIGLTNDLGSPVTLSVGVRTPDTTYDGVLSGPGSLVKVGTNILTLNGVCTYASNTLLNAGGLTLGASASISNSPVISLATNTTLNVSQVDSGLFTLNGALTPQGQMLGSSGVVEGNVLVPAGSALMPGTNGGTGSLVFSNDLTLADGSSLKLDLANVATEGSGTNDLIVVNGGLTLGGTITINFNFISGQPALNTPYNLIRYNGLLVGDPTVAFANASRYGTVFSDNSGVITVSFTAATDNNIVWQGDGVTNLWGLTLITNQWTNLSGWTAFFNGDNVLFDDSSTNFTVNVSGGLAPLSLVFNATNNYTLIGSGKITGGTGLTKSGPGKLTLSNAVDYTGATVIHAGIMQLSVPTASSMGSITNSGALVINSPATVAMTGVISGSGALTNLGSAAVTLGGANTYDGVTVLGTGTPTTLPSVLLITNSFGLGSTVGGTFVDISATNAGTGTQLQLSGDVTITGEPLTLNSLSNFNTRSCVYSVTGTNTWNGPITLTGDNACQFYAVNTNSGLIIQGNVTSAFTSSNGRLHIRGSGNGTINGTVNISTNQLFKTDPGLWVINTSGNTWGSCVHAYGTLRIGNNNALCVTAPLSLGQAGNGTTFDLAGFNQQVSGLTVAAGAPTSTQVIGNSSTSSDSILAYVGTDTNLFSGTIKDIVGSGTRKLGLTVGGGTLLLTGTNTYTGPTAVTNGALMVNLQTGTGAVTVDAGGTLGGMGAVKGILTTVAGTLSPGSNGVGQAATLTVSNLTLNSGAKLLFDFANINTAGGGVNDLINVAGSALTLNGTVTVDANLLGAYLTNGVYTLISNAASIAGSFNFVASPTLLAITPWITFGTNNTAPYNVYMTNGIVVGTPVWLGTNVAVRHWDSVTTVNWSNTVQGVADVFRLLDPVLFGDFAGPNCTVNLTTNLLPSSVTVSNTL